In Amphiprion ocellaris isolate individual 3 ecotype Okinawa chromosome 3, ASM2253959v1, whole genome shotgun sequence, one genomic interval encodes:
- the cnot1 gene encoding CCR4-NOT transcription complex subunit 1 isoform X9, with amino-acid sequence MNLDSLSLALSQISYLVDNLTKKNYRASQQEIQHIVNRHGPEADRHLLRCLFSHVDFSGDGKSSGKDFHQTQFLIQECVSLISKPNFISTLCYAIDNPLHYQKSLKPSAHLFTQLSKVLKLSKVQEVIFGLALLNSSNADLRGFAAQFIKQKLPDLLRSYVDADLGGNQEGGFQDIAIEVLHLLLSHLLFGQKGASGVGQEQIDAFLKTLCRDFPQERCPVVLAPLLYPEKRDILMDRILPDSGELAKTIMESSLAEFIQEVGYGFCASLDECRNIILQYGVREVTASQVARVLGMMARTHSGLTDGIPLQSISAPGSGIWSDGKDKNDGSQAHTWNVEVLIDIVKEVNPNLNFKEVTYELDHPGFIIRDSKGLHIVVYGIQRGLGMEVFPVDLIYRPWKHAEGQLSFIQHSLMNPEVFCFADFPCHTVAIDILKAPPEDDNREIATWKSLDLVESLLRLSEVGQYEQVKQLFSFPIKHCPDMLVLALLQISTSWHTLRHELISTLMPIFLGNHPNSAIILHYAWHGQGQSPSIRQLIMHSMAEWYMRGEQYDQAKLSRILDVAQDLKSLSMLLNGTPFAFVIDLAALASRREYLKLDKWLTDKIREHGEPFIQACVTFLKRRCPSIMGGLAPDKDQPKSAQLPPETLATMLACLQSCAGSVSQELSETILTMVANCSNVMNKARQPPPGVMPKGRAPSTSSLDAISPVQMDPLTGMGSLNLGGTATSHTQSMQGFPTSLSSAFSNPQSPAKAFPPLSNPNPSTPFGGIGSLASQLPGMDSGPLGSGIGSGIGSSLGMPTVSTDPFGTRKMSTPGLNPTTFQQSKMKASDLSQVWPEANQHFSKEIDDEANSYFQRIYNHPPHPTMSVDEVLEMLQRFKDSTIKREREVFNCMLRNLFEEYRFFPQYPDKELHITACLFGGIIEKGLVTYMALGLALRYVLEALRKPYGSKMYYFGIAALDRFKNRLKDYPQYCQHLASIAHFLQFPHHLQEYIEYGQQSRDPPVKMQGSITTPGSLALAQVQAQAQSQQPAGLKAPQPGQPSTLVTTTTTTTTVAKTTTITRPTPSSFKKDVPPSINTTNIDTLLVATDQTERIVEPPENVQEKIAFIFNNLSQSNMTQKVEELKETVKEEFMPWVSQYLVMKRVSIEPNFHSLYSNFLDTLKNPEFVKMVLNETYRNIKVLLTSDKAAANFSDRSLLKNLGHWLGMITLAKNKPILYTDLEVKSLLLEAYVKGQQELLYVVPFVAKVLESSLRSMVFRPQNPWTMAIMNVLAELHQEHDLKLNLKFEIEVLCKNLSLDINDLKPGNLLKDKEKLKSLEEQLSAPKKEAKPPEEMLPVSTTAPPSTQAATTTTCTTTGPPTPQFSYHDINVYALAGLAPHININVNIPLLQAHPQLKQCVRQSVERAVQELVHPVVDRSIKIAMTTCEQIIRKDFALDSEESRMRVAAHHMMRNLTAGMAMITCREPLLMSIATNLKNSFAAALRAPTPQQREMMEEAAARIAQDNCELACCFIQKTAVEKAGPEMDKRLATEFELRKHARQEGRRYCDPVVLTYQAERMPEQIRLKVGGVDPKQLAVYEEFARNVPGFLPSNDLSQPTGFLAQPMKQQAWATDDVAQIYDKCMADLEQHLHAIPPALAMNPLTQALRSLLEAVALARNSRDGIAALGLLQKAVEGLLDATSGADADLLLRYRECHLLVLKALQDGRAYGPQWCNKQITRCLIECRDEYKYNVEAVELLIRNHLVNMQQYDLHLAQSMENGLHYMAVAFAMQLVKLLLVDERSVSHVTEADLFHTIETLMRTCAHSRANAPEGLPQLMDVVRSNYEAMIDRAHGGPNFMMHSGISQASEYDDPPGLREKAEYLLREWVNLYHSAAAGRDSTKAFSAFVGQMHQQGILKTDDLITRFFRLCTEMCVEISYRAQAEQQHNPAASAAIIRAKCYHNLDAFVRLIALLVKHSGEATNTVTKINLLNKVLGIVVGVLIQDHDVRQTEFQQLPYHRIFIMLLLELNAPEHVLETINFQTLTAFCNTFHILRPTKAPGFVYAWLELISHRIFIARMLAHTPQQKGWPMYAQLLIDLFKYLAPFLRNVELNKPMQILYKGTLRVLLVLLHDFPEFLCDYHYGFCDVIPPNCIQLRNLILSAFPRNMRLPDPFTPNLKVDMLSEINIAPRILTNFTGVMPSQFKKDLDSYLKTRSPVTFLSELRSNLQVSNEPGNRYNIQLINALVLYVGTQAIAHIHNKGSTPSMSTITHSAHMDIFQNLAVDLDTEGRYLFLNAIANQLRYPNSHTHYFSCTMLYLFAEANTEAIQEQITRVLLERLIVNRPHPWGLLITFIELIKNPAFKFWSHDFVHCAPEIEKLFQSVAQCCMGQKQAQQVMEGTGAS; translated from the exons ATGAATCTTGACTCGCTCTCGCTGGCTTTGTCTCAAATCAGCTATCTGGTGGACaatttaacaaagaaaaactaCCGAGCCAGCCAGCAAGAAATACAGCAT ATTGTAAATCGTCACGGTCCTGAGGCAGACAGGCATCTATTACGCTGTCTCTTCTCCCATGTAGATTTCAGTGGCGATGGTAAAAGCAGTGGCAAGGACTTTCACCAG ACACAGTTTCTGATCCAGGAGTGTGTGTCGCTGATATCAAAGCCAAACTTTATCTCTACTCTGTGCTACGCCATTGACAATCCTCTGCACTACCAGAAG AGTTTAAAGCCATCGGCCCACTTATTCACTCAACTGAGTAAAGTTCTTAAGCTAAGCAAGGTCCAAGAG GTGATATTTGGCCTTGCTTTGCTCAACTCCAGCAACGCAGACCTTCGTGGTTTTG CTGCGCAGTTCATCAAGCAGAAACTTCCAGATCTCCTGCGGTCATACGTTGACGCAGATCTCGGAGGAAACCAGGAAGGTGGCTTCCAGGACATTGCCATAGAGGTGTTACACCTACTGCTCTCCCATCTACTGTTTGGCCAGAAGGGAGCCAGTGGGGTAGGGCAAGAGCAGATTGACGCCTTCCTTAAGACACTTTGCCGAG ATTTCCCCCAGGAACGCTGTCCTGTGGTGCTCGCACCACTGCTGTACCCTGAAAAACGGGACATTCTCATGGACAGAATCCTACCAGACTCGGGGGAGTTAGCTAAGACCATAATGGAGAGTTCTCTTGCAGAATTCATTCAAGAAGTTGGCTATGGCTTCTGTGCAAG TCTGGATGAGTGCAGAAACATAATCCTGCAATATGGGGTGAGAGAGGTGACAGCCAGCCAGGTAGCCAGGGTCCTGGGCATGATGGCTCGTACACACTCTGGCCTAACCGATGGCATTCCGCTACAG TCCATCTCCGCTCCAGGAAGTGGAATCTGGAGTGATGGTAAGGACAAGAACGATGGTTCACAGGCACATACGTGGAATGTTGAGGTTCTCATCGACATTGTCAAAGAAGTG AATCCCAACCTAAACTTCAAAGAGGTGACATACGAACTGGACCACCCAGGCTTTATAATCCGGGACAGTAAAGGCTTGCACATAGTGGTGTATGGTATCCAGAGGGGGCTTGGCATGGAAGTCTTCCCTGTTGATCTCATCTATCGGCCGTGGAAACACGCCGAGGGACAG TTGTCATTCATTCAGCACTCGCTAATGAACCCAGAAGTGTTCTGCTTTGCTGACTTCCCCTGTCACACTGTGGCCATTGACATCCTTAAGGCCCCACCAGAGGATGACAACAGGGAGATTGCAACATG GAAAAGTCTGGATCTGGTGGAGAGCCTGCTTAGGCTGTCTGAGGTGGGCCAGTACGAACAGGTGAAGCAGCTGTTCAGCTTCCCAATCAAGCACTGCCCAGACATGTTGGTGCTGGCATTACTGCAGATCTCCACCTCCTGGCACACACTGCGCCATGAGCTCATCTCTACCCTAATGCCCATCTTTTTGGGCAACCACCCCAACTCAGCCATTATCCTGCACTATGCCTGGCATGGACAG GGTCAGTCTCCTTCCATTCGTCAGCTAATTATGCATTCTATGGCTGAGTGGTACATGAGAGGGGAGCAGTATGACCAGGCCAAGCTATCTCGCATCCTGGATGTTGCCCAGGACTTGAAG tcTCTATCGATGCTGCTGAATGGTACTCCATTTGCCTTTGTTATTGACCTTGCTGCACTTGCCTCCCGCCGTGAATACCTCAAACTTGACAAATGGCTGACTGACAAAATAAGAGAACATGGG GAACCTTTCATTCAGGCATGTGTGACATTCCTGAAGAGGCGCTGCCCATCCATTATGGGAGGCCTGGCCCCTGACAAGGACCAGCCCAAAAGCGCCCAGCTGCCCCCAGAAACTTTAGCCACCATGCTGGCCTGCTTGCAATCCTGTGCTGG GAGTGTGTCCCAGGAATTGTCAGAGACGATCCTGACCATGGTTGCCAATTGCAGCAATGTAATGAATAAAGCCCGGCAGCCACCCCCTGGGGTTATGCCAAAGGGACGCGCCCCGAGCACCAGCAGCCTGGATGCCATCTCACCTGTACAG ATGGACCCATTGACTGGCATGGGTTCCTTAAACCTTGGGGGCACAGCCACCTCCCACACTCAGAGCATGCAGGGTTTTCCAACCTCACTGAGTTCAGCTTTTAGTAATCCCCAGTCCCCAGCAAAGGCCTTCCCACCACTGTCCAACCCTAACCCCAGCACACCTTTTGGGGGCATTGGCAGCCTCGCCTCGCAGCTCCCTGGTATGGACTCTG GTCCCTTGGGCTCAGGCATCGGCTCTGGCATTGGCTCAAGCCTGGGGATGCCAACAGTAAGCACTGACCCTTTTGGCACCAGGAAGATGAGCACACCAGGCCTGAACCCGACAACCTTTCAGCAGAGTAAGATGAAGGCCT CTGACCTTTCTCAGGTGTGGCCCGAGGCAAACCAGCACTTTAGTAAGGAGATAGACGATGAAGCAAATAGTTACTTCCAGCGCATCTACAACCACCCACCTCACCCAACCATGTCTGTGGATGAA GTACTGGAGATGCTGCAAAGGTTCAAGGACTCAACCATCAAGCGGGAGCGAGAGGTGTTCAACTGCATGCTTCGGAACTTGTTTGAGGAATACAGATTCTTCCCCCAATACCCAGACAAGGAGCTGCACATCACTGCCTGCCTTTTTGGTGGCATTATCGAGAAGGGTCTTGTCACCTACATGGCCCTGGGCTTGGCCCTTCGATATGTTCTTGAAGCCTTAAGAAAACCATACGGAtccaaaatgtattattttggaATTGCTGCCCTAGATAGGTTCAAAAACAG ACTAAAGGACTACCCTCAGTATTGTCAACATCTGGCTTCAATTGCTCACTTCTTGCAATTCCCCCACCATTTACAAGAG TATATCGAGTATGGCCAACAGTCACGGGACCCTCCGGTGAAGATGCAGGGCTCCATCACCACACCTGGCAGCCTGGCACTGGCACAAGTTCAAGCGCAGGCCCAGTCACAGCAGCCAGCTGGCCTCAAAGCCCCGCAGCCTGGTCAGCCCAGCACCCTCGTCACCACCACTACGACTACAACCACAGTAGCGAAGACAACCACCATCACAAGACCGACACCAAGCAGCTTCAAGAAGGATGTACCT CCTTCCATAAACACTACCAACATCGACACTCTGCTAGTGGCCACTGACCAAACTGAAAGGATTGTAGAGCCTCCAGAGAATGTCCAGGAGAAGATTGCTTTTATCTTCAACAACCTTTCTCAGTCCAACATGACACAGAAG gTTGAGGAGTTGAAAGAGACGGTGAAAGAGGAGTTCATGCCCTGGGTCTCTCAGTACCTGGTGATGAAGCGTGTTAGCATTGAGCCCAACTTCCACAGTCTCTACTCTAACTTTTTGGACACGCTCAAAAACCCAGAGTTTGTCAAGATGGTTCTCAATGAAACCTACAGAAATATCAAG GTGCTTTTGACCTCAGACAAGGCAGCTGCCAATTTCTCTGATCGCTCCCTGCTGAAGAACCTGGGCCACTGGCTGGGCATGATTACACTGGCCAAAAACAAGCCTATCCTTTATACA gatCTGGAAGTCAAGTCTCTGCTACTGGAAGCCTATGTGAAAGGCCAGCAGGAGCTACTTTATGTGGTTCCCTTTGTGGCCAAAGTTTTGGAGTCTAGTCTGCGTAGCATG GTTTTTAGGCCCCAGAATCCTTGGACCATGGCCATCATGAATGTTCTTGCTGAGCTGCATCAAGAACATGACCTCAAG ctgaaTTTAAAGTTTGAGATTGAAGTTCTATGTAAGAACTTGTCTCTGGACATCAATGATCTGAAGCCAGGAAACCTGCTGAAGGACAAAGAGAAGCTGAAGAGCCTGGAGGAGCAGCTGTCTGCACCAAAGAAAGAGGCAAAGCCTCCAGAGGAGATGCTGCCAGTCTCTACCACAG CTCCTCCCTCAACCCAAGCTGCCACCACTACCACTTGCACAACCACCGGGCCTCCCACTCCACAGTTCAGTTACCACGACATCAATGTGTATGCCTTGGCAGGCCTGGCACCACACATCAATATAAATGTCAAT ATCCCACTGCTACAGGCTCATCCTCAGCTGAAGCAATGTGTGCGGCAATCGGTGGAGCGGGCAGTTCAGGAGCTTGTGCACCCTGTGGTGGATCGGTCTATCAAAATTGCAATGACAACTTGTGAACAGATCATCAGGAAGGACTTTGCCCTGGATTCGGAGGAGTCCCGCATGCGTGTGGCTGCCCACCACATGATGAGAAACCTCACTGCTGGCATGGCCATGATCACTTGCCGCGAGCCACTGCTCATGAGCATTGCCACCAACCTTAAGAACAGCTTTGCTGCTGCACTTAGG GCACCAACACCCCAGCAGAGGGAAATGATGGAAGAGGCTGCAGCTAGGATTGCTCAAGACAACTGTGAATTGGCTTGCTGCTTCATTCAGAAAACTGCTGTTGAGAAGGCTGGCCCTGAAATGGACAAAAGACTAGCCACG GAGTTTGAGCTGAGGAAGCACGCACGGCAAGAAGGACGTCGCTATTGTGATCCTGTTGTTCTGACTTACCAGGCTGAGCGTATGCCAGAGCAGATCAGACTCAAG GTGGGAGGAGTGGACCCTAAGCAGCTGGCTGTATATGAGGAGTTTGCCAGAAATGTTCCAGGTTTCTTACCAAGTAACGATCTCTCCCAGCCAACTGGCTTCTTGGCGCAACCCATGAAG CAACAGGCATGGGCAACAGATGATGTCGCTCAGATCTACGATAAATGCATGGCGGACCTGGAGCAGCATCTTCATGCCATCCCTCCGGCCCTCGCCATGAATCCTTTGACTCAAGCCCTACGGAGCCTGCTGGAAGCTGTGGCTTTGGCCAGGAACTCCAGAGATGGCATCGCTGCACTTGGTCTACTGCAGAAG GCGGTGGAAGGTCTTCTGGATGCCACTAGTGGGGCTGATGCTGACTTGCTGCTTCGCTACAGAGAGTGCCACCTGTTGGTGCTTAAAGCCCTGCAGGATGGACGTGCTTATGGACCACAGTGGTGCAATAAGCAGATTACCAG gtgTCTGATTGAATGCCGTGATGAATACAAATACAACGTAGAAGCAGTGGAGCTTCTGATCAGGAACCATCTTGTGAATATGCAGCAGTATGACCTGCACCTAGCACAG tcaaTGGAGAATGGATTGCACTACATGGCAGTTGCGTTTGCCATGCAGTtagtgaagctgctgctggtagATGAACGCAGCGTGAGCCATGTCACAGAAGCTGACCTCTTCCACACAATTGAGACTTTAATGAGGACCTGTGCACACTCCAGAGCCAACGCACCTGAGGG GCTGCCACAACTGATGGATGTTGTTCGCTCCAACTACGAAGCCATGATTGACCGGGCCCACGGTGGCCCCAACTTCATGATGCACTCTGGGATTTCGCAGGCTTCAGAATATGATGATCCTCCCGGTCTGAGGGAGAAGGCGGAATACCTCCTAAGGGAATGGGTCAACCTGTAtcactcagctgctgcaggcaGGGATAGCACCAAAGCATTCTCTGCCTTCGTTGGCCAG ATGCACCAGCAGGGCATCCTGAAGACAGATGACCTGATCACACGGTTCTTCCGGCTGTGCACAGAAATGTGTGTGGAGATCAGCTATCGGGCACAAGCGGAACAGCAGCACAACCCAGCAGCCAGTGCAGCCATCATCAGAGCCAAGTGTTACCACAACCTGGATGCCTTTGTGAGGCTCATTGCCCTGCTGGTGAAGCACTCTGGGGAGGCCACCAACACGGTGACAAAAATTAACCTCCTTAACAAG GTGCTTGGTATTGTAGTTGGCGTGTTGATCCAGGACCATGATGTTCGTCAGACAGAGTTCCAGCAGCTGCCATACCATCGCATCTTCATCATGCTGCTGTTGGAGCTCAATGCCCCTGAACATGTCCTGGAGACCATTAACTTCCAGACACTCACTGCCTTCTG CAACACCTTTCACATTCTGAGACCCACCAAAGCACCTGGCTTCGTGTACGCCTGGTTGGAACTCATCTCCCATCGCATCTTCATTGCCAGGATGCTTGCGCACACACCACAGCAGAAG GGCTGGCCCATGTACGCACAGCTGCTGATTGATCTCTTCAAGTACCTGGCCCCATTCCTGAGGAATGTAGAGCTCAACAAACCTATGCAAATCCTCTACAAG GGCACACTGCGAGTGCTCCTGGTCCTGCTGCACGACTTCCCAGAGTTCCTGTGTGATTACCATTACGGCTTCTGTGACGTTATCCCACCCAACTGCATCCAGCTCCGCAACCTCATCCTCAGTGCCTTCCCACGCAACATGAGGCTTCCTGACCCTTTCACACCCAACCTAAAG GTGGACATGCTGAGCGAGATCAACATTGCTCCCCGTATCCTCACCAACTTCACAGGCGTGATGCCTTCACAGTTCAAGAAGGATCTGGATTCGTATCTGAAGACACGCTCACCTGTCACCTTCCTATCAGAGCTGCGCAGCAACCTGCAG GTGTCTAACGAGCCAGGAAACCGCTACAACATCCAGCTGATCAACGCTCTGGTGTTGTACGTAGGCACACAGGCAATCGCTCACATCCACAACAAGGGCAGCACCCCGTCCATGAGCACCATCACCCACTCTGCACACATGGACATCTTCCAGAACCTGGCTGTGGACCTGGACACTGAGG GGCGGTACTTGTTTTTGAACGCGATTGCCAATCAGCTGCGCTACCCCAACAGCCACACTCACTACTTCAGCTGCACCATGCTCTATCTGTTCGCTGAGGCCAACACTGAGGCCATCCAGGAGCAGATCACCAG GGTCCTGTTGGAAAGGCTGATTGTGAACAGGCCTCACCCATGGGGTCTCCTCATCACCTTCATCGAGCTGATCAAGAATCCCGCCTTCAAGTTCTGGAGCCACGACTTTGTGCACTGTGCCCCTGAGATTGAAAA GCTCTTCCAGTCGGTTGCCCAGTGCTGTATGGGACAGAAGCAGGCCCAGCAGGTGATGGAGGGCACCGGGGCCAGCTAG